A region of Salvia splendens isolate huo1 chromosome 17, SspV2, whole genome shotgun sequence DNA encodes the following proteins:
- the LOC121774354 gene encoding uncharacterized protein LOC121774354 yields the protein MPPRRRRGPHVENNVGEQTEGGVGNPPPPPPPPLPQPNEREYIKAFQKENPPKFDGLGKPPKAEAWVRDIERVFEFMGCTDRERLACVTYQLTGPTDFWWETKKRTMDPARREALTWEEFKEEVYNKYVPMSYRRAKVVEFHTLKQGSMTVTEYDRALYEMTRYAPEMVDTDEKMAAKFRSGFRPDIRVAVASHRGIPYSEVLGCALDVEEALPKNERTTNPTPSAPPANFRDKRKWEGNRAPFDNKRRFSTFRQPQNHGRRIVPQQRANPQRTPYCSRCSKHHFVECRVEVIRCYACGGNGHM from the coding sequence ATGCCCCCaagacgtagacgtggtccGCATGTGGAGAACAATGTGGGGGAACAGACAGAGGGAGGTGTCGGGAatccacccccgcctccaccaccacctctaccccaacCTAACGAAAGGGAGTACATCAAGGCATTTCAGAAAGAGAACCCACCCAAGTTCGATGGATTGGGAAAGCCCCCGAAGGCGGAGGCATGGGTACGCGACATTGAGCGTGTCTTTGAGTTTATGGGATGCACGGACAGGGAACGCCTGGCATGCGTGACGTATCAATTGACAGGACCCACtgacttttggtgggaaacgaagaagagAACCATGGACCCAGCTCGCCGTGAGGCGCTTACTTGGGAAGAGTTTAAGGAAGAAGTTTACAATAAGTATGTTCCCATGAGTTATCGGCGGGCGAAGGTAGTGGAGTTCCACACTTTAAAACAAGGAAGTATGACGGTCACGGAGTACGACCGTGCCCTATATGAGATGACTCGTTATGCGCCAGAAATGGTGGAtacagacgagaagatggctgCGAAGTTCCGTTCCGGCTTTAGGCCCGATATAAGGGTAGCTGTAGCCAGTCACaggggaattccttattccgAGGTATTGGGTTGTGCCttagatgtggaggaagcactgcccaagaatgagaggacAACAAACCCTACCCCATCTGCACCCCCGGCGAACTTTAGAGACAAAaggaagtgggagggaaaccgagctccttttgaCAATAAGAGGCGCTTCTCCACTTTTCGGCAACCGCAGAATCATGGACGCCGAATTGTGCCACAGCAGAGGGCAAACCCGCAGAGGACACCCTACTGTAGTCGGTGCTCCAAGCATCATTTTGTGGAGTGCCGAGTTGAAGTTATTCGGTGTTACGCCTGCGGTGGAAACGGGCACATGTAA
- the LOC121774353 gene encoding uncharacterized protein LOC121774353, translating to MPFWESPPKAKAWVRDIERVFEFMGCTDRERLACVTYQLTGPADFWWETKKRTMDPARREALTWEEFKEEVYNKYVPMSYRRAKVVEFHTLKQGSMTVTEYDRALYEMTRYAPELVDTDEKMAAKFRSGHRTEIRVVVASHRGIPYSEVLGCALDVEEALPKNERTTNPTPSAPPVNFRDKRKWEGNRAPFDNKRRFSTFRQPQNHERRIVPQQRGNPQRTPYCSRCSKHHVGECRVGGIRCYA from the coding sequence ATGCCGTTTTGGGAGAGCCCACCGAAGGCGAAGGCATGGGTACGCGACATTGAGCGTGTCTTTGAGTTTATGGGATGCACGGACAGGGAACGCCTGGCATGCGTGACGTATCAATTGACAGGACCCgctgacttttggtgggaaacgaagaagagAACCATGGACCCCGCTCGCCGTGAGGCGCTTACTTGGGAAGAGTTTAAGGAAGAAGTTTACAATAAGTATGTTCCCATGAGTTATCGGCGGGCGAAGGTAGTGGAGTTCCACACTTTAAAACAAGGAAGTATGACGGTCACGGAGTACGACCGCGCCCTATATGAGATGACTCGTTATGCGCCAGAATTGGTGGAtacagacgagaagatggctgCGAAGTTCCGTTCCGGCCATAGGACCGAGATAAGGGTAGTTGTAGCCAGTCACaggggaattccttattccgAGGTGTTGGGTTGTGCCttagatgtggaggaagcactgcccaagaatgagaggacAACGAACCCTACCCCATCTGCACCCCCGGTGAACTTTAGAGACAAAaggaagtgggagggaaaccgagctccttttgaCAATAAGAGGCGCTTCTCCACTTTTCGGCAACCGCAGAATCATGAGCGCCGAATTGTGCCACAGCAGAGGGGAAACCCGCAGAGGACACCCTACTGTAGTCGGTGCTCCAAGCATCATGTTGGGGAGTGCCGAGTTGGAGGCATTCGGTGTTACGCCTGA